The Betaproteobacteria bacterium genomic sequence ATCGGCGTTCGATTCCTTCATCGATCGACCCCGGAACCCCTGCGCGGACGTTACCCATCCGACATGACAGGCCCAACCGCTCAGGACGCGTTCGGATGGGCCCAACGGACCATGGTGCATCGACGGGAGACGGAGAAGGAGCGACGAGCCATGCAGGTGGCCGGCCACTCATCGCGAGGGCGTCCACAGCGGCCGGGGGAGACCTCGCGGCCATGGCCGCGAGGGAGCATCGTCAGGTCCGGTTGACGGACACGCCTCCGTCCACCAGCATCGCCGTGCCCGTCACGAAGGATGACGCGTCGGAGGCCAGAAAGAGCGCCGCTCTCGCGATCTCGTCCGGCTCGGCGATCCGCTTCAGCGCGTGCAGTTGCGCCACCTGAGCCATGGCCTCCGGCGTTCCGTTCATCTGTGCCGCCATGGGCGTGTCGGTTCCGCCCGGAAGAAGCGCATTGACCCGGATGGCCTGCGGCCCGAACTCCGTCGCGAGGGCCTGCGTCAGGCCGATGAGTCCCGCCTTGCTCGCAGCATAGGCGGCGGCGCCGGGGAATCCCACTGTGTGGCCCACGAATGTGGATGTGAAGATGATCGAACCGGCGCCGCGCTCCAGCATCCGGGGCAGCTGGTGCTTCGCCCAGAGAAACGCGGAGGTGAGGTTGATCTCCAGCGTATCGCGCCAGCCCTGCGGCGACACGTCCGTCGTCGGACCGAGTTCTCCGAGCGTGCCCGCATTGTTGAAGGCGATGTCGAGACCGCCGAACTCCGAGACCGCCGCCGCGGCAGCACGGCGTGCCACGGCCTCTTCCTGGACGTCTCCAGCCACCGCAACGGCCCGCCCGCCTTCCTGCGAAATCAGCGATGCGACCGCGTCCAGTTCGGGCCGTCGCCGCGCTACCAGCACGATGCCCGCTCCTTCGCGCGCGAACAGCATCGCGGCCGCCTTGCCGATTCCCGAACTCGCACCGGTGATGATTGCGACCTTTCCTTCCAGAATGCCCATGAGTGTTCCTCCGTGTGAAGTGTTCATGGGCAAAGCGTAGGAGCAGACCGAGCCGGAGACGCTCCGGTTCTTGCGCTCCAATTCGTCCTTGGCACTCCGGCCGGAGGTGCCGGCAGATCGGTCGTGTCAGTTCCCTGCAACGAATGCGGAAAGGCTCGAGCTCTCGTCGGCCAGACACGAGCCGATCGGACGCGCAATGCGTTCGGCAGGAGAACGATGCAGCTTGCGGTACCGCGCCGGCGGTTCCGAGAAGCGGCGCTTGAACGCGCGGTTGAACGCGGCTTCGGATTCGTAGCCGACGTCGCCGGCTACCTGCAGCACGCTGCGGCTGGTCGTCCGCAACGCTTCCGCCGCCAGCTCCAGCCGCCACTCCGTCAGGTAGGCCATGGGGCCCTGGCCGATGCACCGGGCGAACCGGTCCGTCAGCGCAGAGCGCGAAAGTCCCGCCTCGGCCGCGAGATCGTCCAGCGACCAGTTCCGGGCCGGCTGCTGATGCATCGCGGCGAGCACCTTGCCCACGGCCGGATCAGCCGCGCCGGCAAGCCA encodes the following:
- a CDS encoding SDR family oxidoreductase, with protein sequence MGILEGKVAIITGASSGIGKAAAMLFAREGAGIVLVARRRPELDAVASLISQEGGRAVAVAGDVQEEAVARRAAAAAVSEFGGLDIAFNNAGTLGELGPTTDVSPQGWRDTLEINLTSAFLWAKHQLPRMLERGAGSIIFTSTFVGHTVGFPGAAAYAASKAGLIGLTQALATEFGPQAIRVNALLPGGTDTPMAAQMNGTPEAMAQVAQLHALKRIAEPDEIARAALFLASDASSFVTGTAMLVDGGVSVNRT